The proteins below are encoded in one region of Arthrobacter sp. CJ23:
- the dnaA gene encoding chromosomal replication initiator protein DnaA: protein MTVDEANHANTVGSSWRRVLSLLEQDERVSPRQRGFVILAQAQGLIGSTLLVAVPNELTREVLQTQVKDALDDALRSVFSDDIRCAIDVDTDLVPLHKEPEAAVELSAVPDLAAEPKPQPTPPSTSHEFGRLNPKYIFDTFVIGSSNRFAHAAAVAVAEAPAKAYNPLFIYGDSGLGKTHLLHAIGHYARRLYSGIRVRYVNSEEFTNDFINSIRDDEGTSFKTTYRNVDVLLIDDIQFLAGKDRTQEEFFHTFNALHNANKQVVITSDQPPKMLAGFEDRMTSRFEWGLLTDIQPPELETRIAILRKKGLSEGLSAPDDALEYIASKISSNIRELEGALIRVTAFASLNRQPVDVALAEMVLKDLITDDGAQEITAKQILDQTADYFKLSMEELCSKSRTRTLVTARQIAMYLCRELTDMSLPKIGQELGGRDHTTVIHADRKIRELMAERRVIYNQVTELTNRIKQQQRNS, encoded by the coding sequence ATGACAGTAGACGAAGCAAACCACGCCAATACTGTCGGAAGTTCCTGGCGAAGGGTGCTGAGCCTGCTTGAACAGGACGAGCGGGTCAGCCCCCGGCAGCGCGGCTTCGTCATCCTTGCCCAGGCGCAGGGCCTGATCGGCTCCACCCTTCTGGTGGCCGTTCCCAATGAACTCACCCGGGAGGTCCTCCAGACCCAGGTCAAGGACGCCCTCGACGACGCCCTCCGCAGTGTCTTCTCCGACGACATCCGCTGCGCAATCGACGTCGACACCGATCTGGTGCCCCTCCACAAGGAGCCGGAAGCCGCCGTCGAGCTTTCCGCGGTGCCTGACCTCGCCGCAGAACCGAAGCCGCAGCCCACTCCGCCGAGCACCTCGCACGAATTCGGCCGGCTGAACCCGAAGTACATCTTCGATACCTTCGTGATCGGTTCCTCCAACCGCTTTGCCCACGCGGCCGCCGTCGCCGTCGCGGAGGCACCAGCCAAGGCGTACAACCCGCTGTTCATCTACGGCGACTCGGGGCTGGGCAAGACGCACCTGCTGCACGCGATCGGCCACTACGCCCGGCGGCTCTACAGCGGCATCCGCGTCCGCTACGTCAACTCCGAAGAGTTCACCAACGACTTCATCAACTCGATCCGTGACGACGAAGGCACCAGTTTCAAGACCACGTACCGCAACGTGGATGTGCTGCTGATCGACGACATCCAGTTCCTGGCGGGCAAGGACCGCACGCAGGAAGAGTTCTTCCACACGTTCAACGCCCTGCACAACGCCAACAAGCAGGTGGTCATCACCTCGGACCAGCCGCCCAAGATGCTGGCCGGCTTCGAGGACCGCATGACCTCGCGCTTCGAATGGGGCCTGCTCACGGACATCCAGCCGCCGGAGCTCGAGACCCGCATCGCGATCCTGCGCAAGAAGGGCCTCAGCGAAGGACTCTCGGCGCCGGACGACGCCCTGGAGTACATCGCGTCCAAGATCTCCAGCAACATCCGCGAACTCGAGGGCGCCCTCATCCGCGTCACCGCGTTCGCCAGCCTGAACCGCCAGCCGGTGGATGTTGCCCTCGCCGAGATGGTCCTCAAGGACCTCATCACCGACGACGGCGCCCAGGAGATCACTGCCAAGCAAATCCTCGACCAGACCGCAGACTACTTCAAGCTCAGCATGGAAGAGCTCTGCAGCAAGTCCCGCACGCGCACCCTGGTGACGGCGCGGCAGATCGCCATGTACCTCTGCCGCGAACTGACGGACATGTCCCTGCCCAAGATCGGACAGGAGCTGGGCGGCCGCGACCACACCACCGTCATTCACGCGGACCGCAAGATCCGCGAGCTGATGGCCGAGCGCCGTGTGATCTACAACCAGGTCACCGAGCTGACCAACCGCATCAAACAGCAGCAGCGAAACTCCTGA
- the dnaN gene encoding DNA polymerase III subunit beta has translation MKFRVERDVLAEAVTWTARSLSPRPPVPVLSGLLLKAEAGTVTLSSFDYETSARLEIPADITTEGTILVSGRLLADICRSLPSAPVDVETDGSKVTLSCRRSSFHLATMPESEYPALPALPEISGTLPGDAFAQAVSQVIIAASKDDTLPILTGVRMEIEDDMITLLATDRYRLAMREVPWKPVTPGISTSALVKSKTLNEVAKTLGGSGDINLAIASDDSRLIGFESGGRTTTSLLVDGDYPKIRSLFPDSTPIHATVQTQELVEAVRRVSLVAERNTPVRLAFTQGLLNLDAGTGEDAQASEELEAQLSGDDITVAFNPHYLVEGLSVIETKYVRFSFTTAPKPAMITAQAGADGDDQGDYRYLVMPVRLPN, from the coding sequence GTGAAGTTCAGAGTCGAACGGGACGTCCTGGCAGAAGCCGTAACCTGGACCGCCCGATCGTTGTCTCCGCGGCCGCCTGTTCCGGTGCTCTCGGGTCTTCTCCTCAAGGCTGAAGCCGGGACAGTCACCCTCTCGAGCTTTGACTACGAGACCTCCGCACGCCTGGAAATCCCGGCTGACATCACCACCGAGGGCACCATCCTGGTCTCCGGCCGCCTGCTCGCAGACATCTGCCGCAGCCTGCCCTCCGCCCCAGTGGACGTCGAAACCGACGGCAGCAAAGTCACACTGAGCTGCCGCCGAAGCAGCTTCCACCTGGCCACCATGCCGGAGTCCGAATACCCGGCCCTGCCGGCACTCCCGGAAATCAGCGGAACCCTCCCCGGTGACGCCTTTGCCCAGGCCGTTTCCCAGGTGATCATCGCCGCCAGCAAGGACGACACTCTCCCGATCCTCACCGGTGTCCGGATGGAGATCGAGGATGACATGATCACCCTCCTGGCAACAGACCGTTACCGGCTGGCCATGCGCGAAGTGCCCTGGAAGCCCGTCACTCCGGGCATTTCCACGAGTGCCCTGGTGAAGTCCAAGACGCTGAACGAAGTAGCCAAGACCCTTGGTGGCAGCGGCGACATCAACCTCGCCATCGCCAGCGACGACAGCCGCCTTATCGGCTTCGAAAGCGGCGGACGCACCACCACCTCGCTGCTCGTTGACGGCGACTACCCCAAGATCCGCTCGCTGTTCCCGGACTCCACTCCGATCCACGCCACTGTGCAGACCCAGGAACTCGTGGAAGCCGTCCGGCGCGTGTCCCTCGTGGCCGAACGCAACACCCCAGTCCGCCTCGCCTTCACACAGGGGCTCCTGAACCTCGACGCCGGCACCGGCGAAGACGCCCAGGCCTCCGAAGAGCTCGAAGCCCAGCTGTCCGGTGACGACATCACCGTGGCCTTCAACCCGCACTACCTGGTGGAGGGCCTCAGCGTCATCGAAACCAAGTACGTCCGGTTCTCCTTCACCACCGCGCCCAAGCCGGCCATGATCACCGCCCAGGCCGGGGCCGACGGCGACGACCAAGGCGACTACCGTTACCTCGTGATGCCGGTCCGCCTCCCCAACTAG
- the gnd gene encoding phosphogluconate dehydrogenase (NAD(+)-dependent, decarboxylating), with protein MHIGLIGLGKMGFNMRERMRNGGIEVTGFDRNPDITDVSSVDELIAALPTPRLVWIMVPAGDITDAVVTELGAKLSPGDLVIDGGNSRFTEDQKHAAALAEKDIRFADCGVSGGVWGLQNGYGLMAGGSDEDIALAMPVFDALRPEGDRADSFVHVGGVGAGHYAKMVHNGIEYGLMQAYAEGYELLAAKDIVNDLPGTFRAWQKGTVVRSWLLDLMVKALDEDPGLASIDDYVEDSGEGRWTVEEAIANAVPAPAITAALFARFSSREDSSPAMKMVSALRHQFGGHATRPSS; from the coding sequence GTGCATATCGGACTGATCGGCCTTGGAAAAATGGGTTTCAACATGCGGGAACGCATGCGAAACGGCGGCATTGAAGTCACCGGCTTCGACCGCAACCCGGACATCACCGACGTCTCGTCCGTGGATGAACTCATCGCCGCGCTTCCGACGCCGCGGCTGGTCTGGATCATGGTTCCGGCCGGCGACATCACCGATGCCGTGGTCACCGAGCTCGGCGCCAAGCTCAGCCCCGGCGACCTCGTGATCGACGGCGGGAACTCGCGCTTCACCGAGGACCAGAAGCACGCTGCTGCACTGGCCGAGAAGGACATCCGCTTCGCCGACTGCGGCGTGTCCGGCGGGGTCTGGGGCCTGCAGAACGGCTACGGCCTCATGGCCGGCGGCTCGGACGAGGACATCGCTTTGGCCATGCCCGTGTTCGATGCCCTCCGCCCCGAAGGCGACCGCGCCGACAGCTTCGTCCATGTGGGCGGCGTCGGCGCAGGCCACTACGCCAAGATGGTCCACAACGGCATCGAGTACGGCCTGATGCAGGCTTACGCCGAAGGCTACGAACTGCTCGCCGCCAAGGACATCGTCAACGACCTCCCCGGCACGTTCCGCGCCTGGCAGAAAGGCACCGTGGTGCGCTCCTGGCTGCTGGACCTCATGGTCAAGGCCCTGGACGAGGATCCTGGCCTGGCCTCGATCGATGACTACGTGGAAGACTCCGGCGAAGGCCGCTGGACCGTGGAGGAAGCCATCGCCAACGCGGTCCCGGCACCGGCCATCACGGCCGCGCTCTTTGCCCGGTTCTCCTCCCGCGAGGACAGCTCCCCGGCCATGAAGATGGTCTCGGCGCTGCGCCATCAATTCGGTGGCCACGCCACGCGTCCGTCCAGCTAG
- the recF gene encoding DNA replication/repair protein RecF (All proteins in this family for which functions are known are DNA-binding proteins that assist the filamentation of RecA onto DNA for the initiation of recombination or recombinational repair.) has translation MYLEHLSLTDFRSYAQVDLKLGPGVTVLVGANGIGKTNLMEAIGYLASLSSHRVSTDGPLLRFGTERALIRAKLVRGEQSTVIELEINAGRANRGRINRGNPVRARDLLGICQTVLFAPEDLALVKGDPSNRRRFLDELLVSLVPRHAATRSDYDRVLRQRNALLKSARVGKFSAGHEATLDVWDQHMARAGAELLHARLELVERLRPHLDGAYAQLTDGSKTAGAVYRSTIQGVLDDDGGPAERATEAPASGEDLRLLSVDQLTERYVQAFAASRRRELERGISLVGPHRDELELVLGEAPAKGYASHGETWSMCLALRLASYYVMLDDTRTGGTAPILILDDVFAELDVQRRRKLAAIVAGAEQVLVTAAVDADIPEELAGRRVTVVPGGIDGEG, from the coding sequence GTGTACCTAGAACATCTTTCGCTCACCGACTTCCGCAGCTACGCGCAGGTCGACCTCAAGCTCGGCCCCGGGGTCACCGTCCTGGTGGGTGCCAACGGCATCGGCAAGACGAACCTCATGGAGGCCATCGGCTATCTGGCGAGCCTGAGTTCGCACCGTGTCAGCACCGACGGGCCGCTGTTGCGCTTCGGAACCGAACGCGCCCTGATCCGAGCCAAGCTGGTGCGCGGCGAACAGTCAACGGTGATCGAGCTCGAAATCAACGCCGGCCGGGCCAACCGGGGGCGCATCAACCGCGGCAATCCGGTGCGTGCACGGGATCTCCTGGGCATCTGCCAGACCGTGCTGTTTGCCCCCGAGGACCTCGCCCTGGTCAAGGGCGATCCGTCCAACCGGCGCCGTTTCCTCGATGAACTCCTGGTCAGCCTGGTTCCGCGGCACGCTGCCACCCGCAGCGACTACGACCGTGTGCTCAGACAGCGCAACGCCCTGCTGAAATCGGCCCGCGTCGGCAAATTCTCGGCCGGCCACGAAGCCACCCTTGATGTGTGGGACCAGCACATGGCCCGGGCCGGCGCCGAGCTGCTGCACGCCCGCCTGGAACTGGTGGAGCGGCTCCGCCCGCACCTGGACGGCGCGTACGCCCAGCTCACGGACGGCTCCAAGACGGCCGGCGCCGTGTACCGCTCCACGATCCAGGGCGTCCTGGACGACGACGGCGGTCCGGCCGAGCGCGCAACTGAGGCTCCGGCGTCGGGCGAGGACCTCCGGCTGCTGTCCGTGGACCAGCTCACCGAACGCTATGTCCAGGCGTTCGCGGCGTCCCGCCGCAGGGAACTGGAGCGCGGGATTTCGCTGGTGGGCCCGCACCGTGACGAGCTCGAACTGGTCCTTGGCGAGGCCCCTGCCAAGGGCTACGCCTCGCACGGCGAAACCTGGTCCATGTGCCTTGCCCTGCGGCTTGCCTCCTACTACGTGATGCTGGATGACACCAGGACCGGCGGCACCGCGCCGATCCTGATCCTGGACGACGTGTTCGCCGAACTGGACGTGCAGCGTCGGCGTAAACTGGCAGCAATAGTTGCCGGAGCCGAACAGGTCCTGGTGACAGCCGCCGTCGACGCCGACATCCCGGAGGAGCTGGCCGGACGGCGCGTAACCGTTGTTCCGGGAGGCATCGATGGCGAAGGATAG
- a CDS encoding DUF721 domain-containing protein → MAKDSRDGLQPGRDPDEIDAAQAALNRMRDAAAARGEVRQRAPRSGEAPKRKGMRDTRGFAQFHGSGRDPLGLGKVVGRLVAERGWTSPVAVGSVMAEWATLVGPEISAHCTPESFTDTTLHVRCDSTAWATQLRLLSMSLLEMFRNELGDGVVTSIQVLGPSAPSWRKGGRSVNGRGPRDTYG, encoded by the coding sequence ATGGCGAAGGATAGCCGCGACGGACTCCAGCCCGGCCGGGATCCCGACGAAATCGACGCCGCCCAGGCCGCGCTGAACCGCATGCGCGACGCCGCCGCGGCCCGTGGCGAAGTCCGGCAGCGCGCCCCGCGCTCCGGGGAGGCGCCCAAGCGGAAGGGCATGCGGGATACCCGCGGCTTCGCCCAGTTCCACGGCAGCGGCCGGGATCCCCTGGGCCTGGGCAAGGTGGTGGGCCGGCTCGTGGCCGAGCGCGGCTGGACCTCGCCGGTGGCCGTGGGCTCCGTCATGGCGGAGTGGGCCACCCTGGTGGGTCCGGAAATCTCGGCCCACTGCACCCCCGAAAGCTTCACCGACACCACCCTCCATGTGCGCTGCGATTCCACGGCCTGGGCCACCCAGCTCCGGCTGCTGAGCATGAGCCTGCTGGAGATGTTCCGCAATGAACTGGGCGACGGCGTGGTCACGAGCATCCAGGTGCTGGGACCCTCGGCGCCGAGCTGGCGCAAGGGCGGACGCAGCGTCAACGGACGCGGCCCCCGCGACACCTACGGCTGA